A DNA window from Rhizobium jaguaris contains the following coding sequences:
- the rplX gene encoding 50S ribosomal protein L24, which translates to MQKIRKGDKVVVLAGKDKGRTGEVIQVLPKEDRAVVRGVNVVKRHQRQTQTQEAGIINKEAPLHLSNIAIVDKDGKPTRVGFKVVDGRKVRVAKTSGEVIDG; encoded by the coding sequence ATGCAAAAGATCCGTAAAGGCGACAAGGTCGTCGTATTGGCCGGCAAGGACAAGGGCCGCACCGGCGAAGTTATTCAAGTGCTGCCGAAGGAAGACCGTGCGGTCGTCCGTGGCGTCAACGTCGTCAAGCGCCATCAGCGCCAGACGCAGACCCAGGAAGCCGGCATCATCAATAAGGAAGCCCCGCTTCACCTGTCCAACATTGCGATCGTCGACAAGGACGGCAAGCCGACCCGCGTCGGTTTCAAGGTTGTAGATGGTAGGAAGGTCCGTGTGGCCAAGACCTCGGGAGAAGTGATCGATGGCTGA
- the rplE gene encoding 50S ribosomal protein L5: MAEAKYEPRLKKEYVGRIRAAMQEKFSYANEMQIPKLDKIVINMGVGEATADSKKPTVAAADLAAIAGQKPVITRARNSIAGFKVRENMPIGAKVTLRGARMYEFMDRLVNIALPRVRDFRGLNPKSFDGRGNFAMGIKEHIVFPEINYDKVDQMWGMDIIVCTTATTDDEARALLKEFNFPFRQ, translated from the coding sequence ATGGCTGAGGCAAAGTACGAGCCGCGGCTCAAGAAGGAATATGTTGGCCGCATTCGCGCAGCGATGCAGGAGAAGTTCTCCTACGCCAACGAAATGCAGATCCCGAAGCTGGACAAGATCGTGATCAACATGGGTGTGGGCGAAGCGACGGCTGATTCGAAGAAGCCGACCGTTGCTGCTGCCGACCTGGCTGCCATCGCTGGCCAGAAGCCGGTCATCACCCGCGCACGCAACTCCATCGCAGGCTTCAAGGTCCGCGAAAACATGCCGATTGGCGCCAAGGTGACGCTGCGCGGCGCCCGCATGTACGAGTTCATGGATCGTCTGGTCAACATCGCGCTCCCGCGCGTTCGCGACTTCCGCGGCCTGAACCCGAAAAGCTTTGACGGTCGTGGCAACTTCGCCATGGGCATCAAGGAGCACATTGTGTTCCCTGAGATCAACTACGACAAGGTTGATCAGATGTGGGGCATGGACATCATCGTTTGCACGACGGCGACAACGGACGACGAAGCACGGGCTCTTCTGAAAGAGTTCAACTTCCCGTTCCGTCAATAA
- the rpsN gene encoding 30S ribosomal protein S14, with product MAKTSAVEKNKRRRNTVANQSAKRAALKAIIMNQSLSIEERFKATLKLASLPRDGSKTRIRNRCEVSGRPRAYYRKLRMSRIALRELGNLGKVPGVVKSSW from the coding sequence ATGGCGAAGACAAGCGCAGTCGAAAAGAACAAGCGCCGCCGCAATACGGTTGCCAACCAGTCTGCTAAGCGGGCTGCCCTGAAGGCAATCATCATGAACCAGTCTCTTTCGATCGAAGAGCGGTTCAAGGCTACCCTGAAGCTGGCATCGCTCCCGCGCGATGGATCCAAGACCCGCATTCGCAACCGTTGCGAAGTATCGGGCCGCCCGCGCGCCTATTACCGCAAACTGCGCATGTCGCGTATCGCGCTGCGTGAACTCGGCAACCTCGGCAAAGTGCCGGGCGTCGTCAAGTCGAGCTGGTAA
- the rpsH gene encoding 30S ribosomal protein S8 gives MTMTDPLGDMLTRIRNGASRRKSSVSTPSSKLRARVLDVLQAEGYIRGYSVVDFGNGKSEINIELKYYEGASVIREIGRVSKPGRRVYVSVKSIPQVANGLGIIILSTPKGVMADHQAREQNVGGEVLCSVF, from the coding sequence ATGACTATGACTGATCCTTTGGGCGATATGCTCACCCGTATCCGCAACGGTGCTTCTCGCCGCAAGTCGTCGGTTTCGACGCCTTCGTCCAAGCTCCGTGCGCGTGTTCTCGATGTTCTGCAGGCTGAAGGCTACATCCGTGGCTATTCCGTCGTCGATTTCGGCAACGGCAAGTCTGAGATCAACATCGAACTCAAGTACTACGAAGGCGCATCGGTGATCCGTGAGATCGGCCGTGTGTCCAAGCCGGGCCGCCGAGTTTATGTCTCGGTGAAGTCCATTCCGCAGGTCGCGAACGGTCTCGGCATCATCATCCTTTCGACTCCGAAGGGTGTGATGGCCGATCACCAGGCTCGTGAACAGAATGTTGGTGGCGAGGTTCTCTGCTCGGTCTTCTAA